In a genomic window of Streptomyces sp. SJL17-4:
- a CDS encoding helix-turn-helix transcriptional regulator has product MPIVVDIDVMLAKRKMSVGELAGRVGITPANLAVLKNGRAKAVRFATLASLCDVLECQPGDLLRWEAEDAAGG; this is encoded by the coding sequence ATGCCGATCGTCGTCGACATCGATGTGATGCTGGCCAAGCGGAAAATGTCCGTGGGCGAGCTCGCCGGCCGCGTGGGGATCACGCCCGCCAATCTGGCGGTACTCAAGAACGGCCGCGCCAAGGCCGTCCGGTTCGCGACGCTCGCCTCGCTCTGCGACGTGCTGGAGTGTCAACCGGGTGACCTGCTGCGCTGGGAGGCCGAGGACGCCGCAGGCGGATGA
- a CDS encoding DUF2975 domain-containing protein: MGKLAVRALRTVLAVVLAGTVFVQALMVWVLVSGRDPEDGSLPLTALRVIVFLGMVSAQVALVCVWRLVAMVRRGTVFSHAAFRYVDGVIGAIVAAALMWFTVTVLNAPGQRDDPGVTVIMGGIGVAILGVALIVLVLRMLLAQAVERDVEAARMQAELDEVI; encoded by the coding sequence ATGGGAAAGCTGGCAGTGCGTGCGTTGCGCACCGTGCTCGCGGTGGTGCTCGCCGGCACCGTGTTCGTGCAGGCGTTGATGGTGTGGGTGCTGGTCAGTGGGCGCGACCCGGAGGACGGGTCGCTCCCACTGACCGCGCTGCGGGTGATCGTGTTCCTGGGGATGGTGTCGGCGCAGGTCGCTCTGGTGTGTGTATGGCGGCTGGTGGCGATGGTGCGACGTGGAACGGTGTTCTCTCACGCGGCCTTCCGGTACGTGGACGGTGTGATCGGCGCGATCGTCGCGGCTGCCCTCATGTGGTTCACGGTGACCGTCCTCAACGCGCCGGGCCAACGCGACGACCCGGGCGTCACCGTCATCATGGGCGGGATCGGCGTGGCCATCCTGGGGGTCGCGCTGATCGTGCTCGTCCTGCGGATGCTGCTCGCCCAGGCCGTCGAGCGCGATGTCGAAGCGGCGCGGATGCAGGCCGAGCTGGACGAGGTCATCTGA